In Nitrososphaerota archaeon, a single genomic region encodes these proteins:
- a CDS encoding zinc ribbon domain-containing protein: MFCPKCGKELVPDAAFCHNCGESVGAPSNMAGQGWNWERRWRPDRGTTDGWWGAVSAFGFLIIIGLTISQYPNAFTLMNRYFIGWGTVGYPFLPGYALGQVVIYFFTLCGIWGLVSAGLRFAFTNSISRPMRSVVGALFAFYIASVFSQYYAGTIAGSALVLTFFVGLGVVIVANALIAYYVPRRLPKQAFEH; this comes from the coding sequence ATGTTCTGCCCGAAGTGCGGCAAGGAGCTCGTCCCTGACGCAGCCTTCTGTCACAACTGCGGGGAAAGTGTCGGGGCGCCATCAAATATGGCAGGGCAGGGATGGAATTGGGAGCGACGGTGGAGGCCCGATAGGGGAACCACCGATGGATGGTGGGGAGCGGTCAGCGCCTTCGGGTTCCTCATAATCATCGGGCTGACGATAAGCCAGTACCCAAACGCGTTCACCCTCATGAACAGGTACTTCATCGGCTGGGGTACGGTCGGTTACCCATTCCTTCCCGGATACGCTCTTGGCCAAGTCGTCATCTACTTCTTCACCCTATGCGGCATCTGGGGCCTGGTGAGCGCGGGGCTGAGGTTCGCCTTCACCAATTCCATCTCGAGGCCGATGAGGAGCGTCGTCGGGGCTCTGTTCGCCTTCTACATCGCCAGCGTGTTCTCGCAGTACTACGCGGGAACAATCGCGGGGAGTGCACTCGTGCTGACCTTCTTCGTCGGGCTTGGGGTCGTGATAGTCGCCAACGCGTTAATCGCATATTATGTCCCGCGACGCCTACCAAAACAAGCGTTTGAGCACTAG
- a CDS encoding GH3 auxin-responsive promoter family protein, translating into MSTSPDETDGADSSSSILRQIVDPWYASLANPAGEQEKVLKELVRGYSQTEYGRDHGADAADGIEKFQTSFPISNYASLSPYIRRVKLGDHKALLPEPVRKWVMTRGSTGASKVIPTTETHLSLVLSLGARAVVNFAARGNPQVLETPVLNLNFPSEVHEFETTAGKEAYGYSSGTYARLYPELLGARLLPRQEEIDSLGGGISKGDWAKRFELVYQRAKGEDVGSLIGVTPVMLAFATFVRKKHGVRLRDLWKPRALFCTSVAKIHTKYEPTLHYHYGPSPVMEMYTATEGVFAQQLDGSPYVSPNYDGYLFEVVTGRGIKMLHDLQRNQWGRLVVSTPMLPRYDMGDLIESLGKGYFRVFGRNRILTRIEHLLFNVVALRR; encoded by the coding sequence TTGAGCACTAGTCCGGATGAAACCGATGGGGCCGATTCGAGCTCCTCTATCCTTCGGCAGATTGTCGACCCCTGGTATGCGTCCCTTGCCAACCCGGCAGGCGAGCAGGAGAAGGTCCTCAAGGAACTCGTGAGAGGGTACTCACAAACGGAGTACGGAAGAGACCACGGGGCGGATGCCGCCGATGGAATCGAAAAGTTTCAAACATCCTTCCCGATCTCGAACTACGCTAGCCTCTCACCGTACATCAGGAGGGTAAAGCTCGGAGATCACAAAGCTCTCCTCCCCGAGCCGGTGAGGAAGTGGGTGATGACGAGGGGCTCGACGGGCGCCTCGAAAGTCATTCCGACAACTGAAACTCACCTGTCTCTGGTCCTTTCTCTGGGGGCCAGGGCCGTCGTCAACTTTGCAGCTAGGGGGAACCCGCAAGTCCTCGAGACACCTGTTCTAAACCTGAACTTTCCATCCGAAGTGCACGAGTTCGAGACAACAGCGGGCAAGGAGGCCTACGGATACAGCTCAGGAACCTACGCCCGCCTTTACCCTGAGCTCCTCGGGGCCAGGCTACTCCCGAGGCAGGAGGAAATCGACTCCCTCGGGGGAGGGATCTCGAAGGGTGACTGGGCGAAGCGGTTCGAGCTGGTTTACCAGCGCGCGAAGGGGGAGGACGTGGGGAGCCTTATCGGGGTCACCCCCGTCATGCTCGCATTCGCAACTTTCGTCAGAAAGAAGCACGGAGTACGGCTCAGAGACCTATGGAAACCCCGGGCCCTCTTTTGCACCAGCGTAGCCAAGATTCACACGAAGTATGAGCCGACTCTGCACTACCACTACGGCCCGTCTCCCGTCATGGAGATGTACACAGCTACCGAGGGGGTCTTTGCCCAGCAGCTAGACGGAAGCCCATACGTCTCCCCTAACTACGATGGGTACCTATTCGAGGTTGTGACTGGAAGAGGCATCAAGATGCTCCACGACCTCCAACGAAACCAGTGGGGAAGGCTGGTGGTCTCCACACCGATGCTCCCCAGGTACGATATGGGCGACCTAATCGAGTCTCTAGGAAAGGGCTACTTCAGGGTGTTCGGGAGGAACCGCATTCTCACCAGAATCGAGCACCTGCTGTTCAATGTCGTGGCGTTGAGACGCTAG
- a CDS encoding zinc-ribbon domain-containing protein, which produces MPEDASYCHRCGTRLPAGATFCPKCGASVISGAAPTTGPQQPRRAMYGEKGEKHEKHEKNEKGEKGAGSSMLGASVGGSILIWLGVTFFLEQNGYLGSNIWWAYFVSGLGLILILRGAVLYSQGHRGLGSLIGGAVITFIGLSAIADSQLNLSTRFWPLFLVALGLFVVFAALASRRRVPAP; this is translated from the coding sequence ATGCCTGAGGACGCATCGTACTGCCACAGGTGCGGGACTCGGCTGCCAGCCGGTGCCACATTCTGTCCTAAGTGCGGCGCTTCTGTCATTTCGGGCGCAGCTCCGACGACGGGACCTCAACAGCCTCGTAGGGCCATGTATGGAGAAAAGGGCGAGAAACACGAGAAGCACGAGAAGAACGAGAAAGGTGAGAAAGGGGCAGGGAGTAGCATGCTTGGCGCCTCCGTGGGCGGTTCCATTCTGATCTGGCTCGGCGTGACATTCTTCCTTGAGCAGAACGGTTACCTTGGGAGCAACATCTGGTGGGCCTACTTCGTTTCCGGGCTGGGACTGATATTGATACTTCGGGGGGCCGTTCTCTATTCACAAGGACACCGCGGGCTTGGTTCGCTGATCGGAGGAGCCGTCATCACATTCATTGGCCTCAGCGCCATCGCTGACAGCCAACTTAACCTCTCGACGCGGTTTTGGCCACTGTTCTTGGTTGCGCTAGGATTGTTTGTTGTTTTCGCCGCGCTGGCTTCCCGCCGAAGGGTGCCAGCTCCCTAG
- the coaBC gene encoding bifunctional phosphopantothenoylcysteine decarboxylase/phosphopantothenate--cysteine ligase CoaBC: protein MEKRQGRDPLKDIRSSRGKELAGRKIVLCVTGSVASIEVPSLARELMRHGAEVTAVMSESAERLVRPETLEWATGNPVVRKLTGGTEHVRLAGDWKGKADLVLVAPCTANTISKIALGIDDTPVTTIASMALGGGIPLVVCPAAHEPMYRNPAVTANLERLKEQGVVFVGPRFEEGKAKMATVGEIVDASIRRLATRDLSGRKFIVTGGPTAEFIDPVRVITNLSSGKMGLALAREVWLRGADVSYIFGGGLPPPEFIKSKKVVTTSEMRDAVINELEGGQCDAFIMAAAPADFTPESQAKSKIHTREGIFVLKLRPSQKIIDEVREGWPELFLVAFKAETAPSRGDLAKAAKRFMKESGVNMVVANDVSGGKVFAADTNSVLILHGKGRRIVGERSKSEIARTVVDEVAKKM from the coding sequence ATGGAAAAGAGACAGGGGCGTGATCCCCTCAAGGACATAAGATCGTCGCGCGGGAAGGAATTGGCCGGTAGGAAGATTGTTCTCTGCGTGACCGGGAGCGTCGCGTCGATCGAGGTCCCCTCGCTCGCAAGAGAGCTAATGCGCCACGGCGCTGAGGTGACTGCGGTCATGTCGGAATCGGCTGAGAGGCTGGTGAGGCCGGAGACGCTAGAGTGGGCGACCGGAAACCCGGTCGTGAGAAAACTGACTGGCGGGACCGAACATGTCAGGCTCGCCGGCGATTGGAAGGGGAAGGCCGACCTGGTTCTTGTAGCACCATGCACTGCGAACACGATATCTAAGATAGCCCTTGGCATAGACGATACTCCGGTCACGACCATCGCGTCAATGGCCCTGGGCGGGGGCATACCTCTGGTGGTCTGTCCTGCCGCGCACGAACCGATGTACAGGAACCCCGCGGTGACAGCGAACCTGGAGCGTCTGAAGGAGCAAGGGGTGGTGTTCGTCGGGCCGCGGTTCGAGGAAGGGAAGGCGAAGATGGCGACTGTGGGCGAAATTGTGGATGCTTCGATACGCAGGCTGGCGACCCGGGACCTGAGTGGTAGGAAGTTCATAGTTACGGGAGGTCCCACGGCAGAGTTTATCGACCCGGTCAGGGTCATCACCAACCTCAGTTCTGGTAAGATGGGGCTCGCACTTGCGAGGGAGGTATGGCTGAGGGGGGCAGACGTGTCTTACATCTTTGGCGGGGGGCTCCCTCCTCCCGAGTTCATCAAGTCGAAGAAGGTCGTGACGACATCGGAGATGCGGGACGCGGTAATCAACGAGCTGGAGGGGGGGCAATGTGATGCCTTCATAATGGCCGCAGCGCCGGCAGATTTCACGCCAGAATCACAGGCCAAGAGCAAGATTCACACGAGGGAAGGGATCTTTGTTCTCAAGCTCAGGCCTAGCCAGAAAATAATCGACGAGGTCAGGGAGGGATGGCCGGAACTCTTCCTGGTTGCGTTCAAGGCTGAGACGGCACCTTCCAGGGGAGACTTGGCGAAGGCGGCGAAGCGATTCATGAAGGAATCGGGCGTAAACATGGTCGTTGCGAACGACGTCAGCGGTGGGAAGGTTTTCGCTGCGGATACCAACAGCGTGCTGATCCTCCACGGCAAAGGTAGGAGAATTGTGGGCGAACGCTCGAAAAGCGAGATAGCCAGAACTGTCGTTGACGAAGTAGCGAAGAAGATGTGA